Part of the bacterium genome, TCAAGCGGTTCGTCTTGGATAATGCACCAAGAAGATGAACGCCCTGTCGCATTTTTTTAACCAAACAAGAGAAGCAGGAATCCTCAACATGACTAATCCCGACCAACCCTCCCGTTGGCAGCAGTTTTTGCAGCGCCTGCGTTCGCAACAGTGGCGCGGCTATGTATTGATCGGCGTCATCCTTTACCTGGTTCTCGTCAACCAGTTTATTCGCGTGCGTCCGGACCATGTGTTCATCGCTCTGCTGCTGCTGGCGTTGTCTCTGGGCCGCGGCCGGGTGAAACACTTTGTCGTCGACTGGACGCCGTGGATCCTGTTCTGGATCTGTTATGACATGATGCGCGGAGTGGCCGACAACCTGCGCGGGGCCATCAACATCCTCTGGCCCTATGAAACCGAGATGGCGCTGTTCGGCCGTTTCTTCGGCGGCCAGCTGCCCAATTTTTTCGCGCAGAACTGGCAGATCCTTCTGCGCGGCAGCTGGGTGAAAGGCCTGCTCGACGCCTCCGGCGGCCTGTTCTACACCATGCATTTCGGCCTGCCTCTGCTCCTGGGGTGGGTTTTCTGGCACACCATGGACGACCGCAAAATGTTCTATCGCTTTGTCTGGACCATCACGCTGCTCAATTTCTCCGCCCTGGCAACGTTTATGCTCTATCCCGCGGCGCCGCCGTGGTATGTTTACAGCTATGGATTCGCGCAGCCGGAACAGATCGCGCACTGGGGCCTGGGCGCCGGCACGCTGCTGGATGTGGACCGGATGATCGGCCTGCATTTTTTTCAGACCCTGTGGGGCGGATTCAACCCCAACCATTTTGCCGCCATTCCGTCGCTGCACGGGGCGTAC contains:
- a CDS encoding inositol phosphorylceramide synthase, which gives rise to MTNPDQPSRWQQFLQRLRSQQWRGYVLIGVILYLVLVNQFIRVRPDHVFIALLLLALSLGRGRVKHFVVDWTPWILFWICYDMMRGVADNLRGAINILWPYETEMALFGRFFGGQLPNFFAQNWQILLRGSWVKGLLDASGGLFYTMHFGLPLLLGWVFWHTMDDRKMFYRFVWTITLLNFSALATFMLYPAAPPWYVYSYGFAQPEQIAHWGLGAGTLLDVDRMIGLHFFQTLWGGFNPNHFAAIPSLHGAYPIAVAFFTYKKFRRYPGLLAIYPLGVWFSAVYLNQHYIIDLLIGAFYLMVAYLVTDRLLLPYVFSRFIDWQPLRKREKEA